A single genomic interval of Gemmatimonadota bacterium harbors:
- a CDS encoding DsbA family protein: MSGLRHVALNALVFALTTAAVWLGVRRLGESQRTPGSTRGHDVRRVANWEDFVGRGPRLGPDSAAITIVEFSDFLCPYCRVAAVELDEVQRALPGKVAIEFRNLPSGPKGLAVALAAWCAHEQGRFESLHERLFADPDSVGRRQWSTIAEDAGVADTVSFLECMSAASTLAAIRRDSSDALALGVRGTPTLLIREELVLGAPGLAALGRMVTRSLAK; encoded by the coding sequence GTGTCTGGATTGCGCCACGTGGCGCTCAACGCGTTGGTGTTCGCGCTGACGACGGCTGCAGTGTGGCTCGGCGTGCGACGACTCGGTGAGAGTCAGCGCACGCCGGGTAGCACGCGCGGACATGACGTGCGACGCGTAGCCAACTGGGAAGACTTCGTCGGGCGGGGTCCCCGCCTTGGTCCAGACTCGGCCGCGATTACGATCGTTGAGTTCTCAGACTTCCTGTGTCCCTACTGCCGCGTGGCAGCGGTGGAACTTGATGAGGTTCAACGGGCACTCCCAGGAAAGGTCGCGATCGAGTTTCGCAACCTGCCGTCGGGCCCCAAGGGCCTCGCGGTCGCCCTTGCCGCGTGGTGCGCGCACGAGCAGGGCCGGTTTGAGTCCCTCCACGAGCGTCTATTCGCCGATCCAGACTCGGTCGGTCGGCGGCAGTGGAGTACCATCGCAGAAGATGCTGGCGTCGCGGACACCGTCTCGTTTCTCGAATGCATGAGCGCCGCGTCAACACTTGCGGCCATACGGAGAGATAGCAGCGATGCCCTCGCACTTGGGGTACGAGGCACTCCCACTCTCTTGATCAGGGAGGAGCTCGTGTTGGGGGCCCCTGGACTCGCAGCACTGGGGCGAATGGTCACACGATCTCTCGCCAAGTAG
- a CDS encoding nuclear transport factor 2 family protein, whose protein sequence is MNAYVAAFNAKDLDAMMAHVSPGLVWLNVGGDSATLGGRGVDAFRRLLAGYFREVPTARSELLVVRATGPWVTTHERTRWSAPPAGAGGQSSVVVYEVRAGLVQRAWYYPAEP, encoded by the coding sequence GTGAACGCGTACGTGGCGGCGTTCAACGCAAAGGACCTCGACGCGATGATGGCGCACGTCTCCCCAGGATTGGTGTGGCTGAACGTCGGGGGAGACTCGGCCACGCTCGGCGGACGAGGTGTGGACGCCTTTCGGCGCCTGCTGGCCGGCTACTTTCGCGAAGTACCCACCGCCCGGTCGGAGCTCTTGGTCGTGCGCGCCACTGGACCGTGGGTCACCACGCACGAGCGGACGCGCTGGAGTGCACCGCCGGCTGGGGCGGGTGGGCAGTCGAGCGTCGTCGTGTATGAGGTGCGGGCCGGGTTGGTGCAGCGCGCGTGGTACTACCCTGCGGAGCCGTAA
- a CDS encoding phage infection protein: protein MDSLTLNLQHCYGIKRLRTELAFSTSPAIAIYAPNGVMKSSLAQVFKDIADGNDSRDRVFPHRVTTRTITFPDGRELGPESVLVLPPYEEVFGDADKTATLLVDARLRKEYESLFADIDKAKALLLRAVSTSAATKKDMAVEITTALGDGETDLYALLNRIRNEIASYEGPSFANVPYDLISDERVAALLATQDIKTTIETYIQTYNKLLAASKYFKKGTFEYHNASTVGKTLATSGFFEAKHSVTLVSDTRVEVTNAKQLDEVIAKEKEAILKDAQLRQAFNEVEKRITKNELLRDLQAFLAEHEEVLTLMADLNGLKRKTLLSYLRAHSELLEDLLTRYTSAEKRSKEIEAEAARQRTQWEAVIELFNRRFFVPFSLSVTNRVSVILGDETVPALGFTFRDGEDSADLSRVDLLRVLSTGERKALYILNVIFQVEVRRQARQDTLFVVDDIADSFDYKNKYAIIQYLKDIADETCFRQLILTHNFDFFRTVQSRFVRYSDCLMVQRTAAGLDLVPAVGIKNIFVNDWKPHFHDNARKRVAAVSFLRNIIEYTRGVDDADYLTLTKLLHWRPDSSSITHAELDQIYGRLFGAGTAWPDPTGCVIDTVRAEAELCLNAPEGLNLENKIVLSIAARLHAERHMAGVISDPAFLMSIGANQTARLLAKYKTQPTATSDAIQLLDEVVLVTPENIHLNAFMYEPILDMADDHLRSLYLRIRVLT, encoded by the coding sequence ATGGACTCTCTCACTCTGAATCTTCAGCATTGTTACGGGATCAAGCGGCTTCGGACGGAGCTTGCCTTTTCGACGTCGCCGGCCATCGCCATCTACGCACCGAACGGCGTCATGAAGTCGTCCCTGGCTCAGGTGTTCAAGGATATCGCGGACGGCAATGACTCCCGCGATCGGGTCTTTCCCCACCGCGTCACGACTCGGACGATCACGTTTCCGGATGGTCGGGAACTCGGCCCCGAGAGCGTGCTCGTGCTACCTCCTTACGAGGAGGTGTTTGGGGACGCGGACAAGACCGCGACACTGTTGGTAGATGCACGACTCCGAAAGGAGTACGAGAGCCTGTTCGCCGACATCGACAAGGCGAAGGCGCTGCTCCTTCGCGCCGTCTCGACTTCCGCCGCGACCAAGAAGGATATGGCCGTCGAAATCACCACCGCTCTCGGAGACGGCGAGACGGACCTGTACGCGCTCCTCAACCGCATACGGAACGAAATAGCGTCGTATGAGGGGCCGTCCTTCGCCAACGTCCCGTACGATCTCATTTCAGACGAGCGAGTGGCCGCTCTTCTGGCTACGCAAGACATCAAGACCACCATCGAAACGTACATCCAAACGTACAACAAGTTGCTCGCCGCCTCGAAGTACTTTAAGAAGGGCACCTTCGAATACCACAACGCTTCCACAGTTGGCAAGACGTTGGCTACGAGTGGCTTTTTCGAGGCGAAGCACAGCGTCACACTCGTGTCCGACACAAGAGTCGAGGTGACCAACGCCAAGCAACTTGACGAGGTGATTGCCAAGGAGAAGGAGGCGATCCTCAAGGATGCGCAGCTCCGCCAAGCATTCAATGAGGTCGAGAAGCGAATAACGAAGAACGAGCTTCTTCGTGACCTTCAGGCCTTCCTCGCGGAACATGAGGAGGTTCTGACTCTGATGGCCGATCTCAACGGGCTTAAGCGGAAAACGCTGCTTTCATACCTACGGGCACACAGCGAGCTGCTAGAGGACTTGCTCACGCGGTACACGTCTGCGGAGAAGCGTAGCAAGGAAATCGAGGCAGAAGCAGCGCGCCAGCGCACTCAGTGGGAGGCCGTGATTGAGCTTTTCAACCGGCGCTTCTTCGTGCCCTTCAGCCTCAGCGTCACCAACCGCGTGTCCGTCATCCTTGGGGACGAGACCGTTCCAGCACTCGGCTTCACCTTTCGGGATGGCGAGGACTCCGCAGATCTCTCACGAGTCGACCTTCTGAGAGTTCTGAGCACGGGAGAACGGAAGGCGCTTTACATCCTGAATGTGATCTTTCAGGTGGAAGTCCGTCGCCAGGCGCGGCAGGACACCCTATTCGTGGTCGACGACATCGCCGACTCATTCGACTACAAGAACAAATATGCCATCATTCAGTACCTGAAGGACATCGCTGATGAGACCTGTTTCCGCCAGCTCATCCTGACGCACAATTTTGACTTCTTTCGAACCGTTCAGAGTCGCTTCGTCAGGTACTCGGACTGCTTGATGGTCCAGCGCACAGCGGCGGGGTTGGACCTGGTCCCGGCGGTAGGAATCAAGAACATCTTCGTCAACGACTGGAAACCACATTTCCACGACAACGCTCGGAAGCGCGTGGCCGCCGTGTCCTTTCTCCGCAATATCATCGAATACACGCGTGGGGTGGATGACGCGGACTATCTGACCCTTACCAAGCTGCTTCACTGGCGTCCGGACTCATCCAGTATCACACACGCCGAACTCGATCAGATCTACGGCCGACTCTTCGGCGCGGGAACAGCTTGGCCGGATCCAACAGGATGCGTCATCGATACGGTGCGCGCCGAAGCAGAACTGTGCTTGAACGCCCCGGAGGGCCTCAATCTCGAGAACAAGATCGTGCTGTCCATCGCCGCGCGGTTGCATGCCGAACGCCACATGGCGGGCGTCATCTCTGACCCCGCGTTTCTGATGTCCATCGGGGCCAATCAGACGGCGCGCTTGTTGGCAAAGTACAAAACGCAGCCGACCGCGACTTCCGACGCGATTCAGCTCCTCGACGAAGTTGTGCTGGTCACACCTGAGAACATCCACCTCAATGCGTTCATGTACGAGCCAATTCTAGACATGGCCGACGATCATCTCCGGTCGCTCTACCTGCGGATTCGGGTGCTGACCTGA
- a CDS encoding DUF5343 domain-containing protein — MNKPVGETRRLLIHLYLSETESMQTDVPYLMAVGNLPKILDKIQNAGAPETFNLDFLKDLGFTSSHDRPTPKLLKYIGLLDSNGHPTASYKEFMDHTKARKVLATRSGRLLTTCSPQTRRPMRGAQSN, encoded by the coding sequence GTGAACAAGCCGGTCGGCGAAACGCGACGCCTACTGATTCACCTGTACCTGTCGGAGACTGAGTCGATGCAAACTGATGTGCCCTACCTGATGGCGGTTGGCAACCTCCCAAAGATCCTCGACAAGATCCAGAACGCCGGGGCTCCGGAGACGTTCAACCTAGACTTCCTCAAAGATCTAGGTTTCACGAGTTCCCACGACCGACCAACGCCGAAACTCCTCAAATACATCGGCTTACTCGACAGCAACGGTCATCCAACCGCGAGTTACAAGGAGTTCATGGATCACACGAAGGCGCGGAAGGTGCTCGCGACGCGCTCAGGACGGCTTTTGACGACCTGTTCACCGCAGACAAGAAGGCCAATGAGAGGAGCGCAGAGCAACTAA
- a CDS encoding alpha/beta hydrolase → MAAIVLDAAREKRDVRWLYPCDETMSCVRVGIRVLLACVLIARGGSAQSIDTTTVVIHGHRIQLLTSGGPGPTVVFEAGFATSQRTWSTLRPLVDPSVRMVTYDRPGLGASEICPDVRDALTIAKELRLMLRAAKIPPPYLLVGWSAGALHTRVFAGLYPNEVRGLLLIDPSPDTFYGIAEREYPEVYRRLSAADSVAPSSSAGERAEDAGWLASLGQAQKSDASWHGPLVVLSAAREDLDVLEPIWHREQRAWTARRQGTYALVAQAGHAIHRDRPDSVATVLSAFIRQTHSAR, encoded by the coding sequence ATGGCGGCCATCGTATTGGATGCCGCGCGGGAGAAGCGTGACGTTAGGTGGCTCTATCCTTGTGACGAGACGATGTCCTGTGTTCGGGTCGGCATACGCGTCCTACTAGCCTGCGTCCTGATCGCCCGGGGAGGCAGTGCTCAGTCGATCGACACGACGACGGTGGTGATCCACGGGCACCGTATCCAGCTGCTCACATCCGGTGGCCCCGGACCCACGGTGGTGTTCGAAGCCGGTTTTGCCACGTCGCAGCGTACGTGGTCGACGCTGCGCCCACTCGTCGATCCTTCGGTTCGCATGGTGACGTACGATCGTCCCGGCCTCGGCGCCTCCGAAATCTGTCCCGACGTCCGGGATGCGCTCACCATTGCGAAGGAGCTCCGCCTGATGCTGCGAGCGGCGAAGATTCCGCCGCCCTACCTCCTGGTCGGCTGGTCCGCAGGAGCCCTCCACACACGGGTGTTCGCTGGGCTTTATCCGAATGAGGTGCGGGGGCTGCTGCTGATCGATCCCTCTCCAGACACCTTCTATGGCATTGCGGAACGGGAGTACCCGGAGGTGTATCGTCGCCTGAGTGCAGCCGACAGCGTCGCGCCGAGCAGCTCAGCCGGCGAACGAGCGGAAGATGCAGGCTGGTTAGCGAGTCTCGGACAAGCGCAGAAGTCAGATGCCTCATGGCACGGCCCGCTGGTGGTGCTCTCTGCTGCGCGCGAGGATCTGGATGTGCTGGAGCCGATCTGGCATCGGGAGCAGCGGGCGTGGACGGCACGTCGCCAGGGCACGTACGCGCTGGTCGCGCAGGCGGGGCACGCCATCCATCGGGATCGCCCGGATAGTGTGGCGACTGTGCTGAGCGCGTTCATACGCCAGACCCACTCTGCCAGGTAA
- a CDS encoding DUF2971 domain-containing protein, which produces MTEAELATTRAILSAVGIDAAGAPPTLYHYTSATGLAGIVATGNVFATHVDHFDDRSEWRFGLDTIQSELRAKATPENRSLIDRTATALSNRLGAELFAACFCEDGDLLPQWRGYAERGAGYAIGFNSATLSQDGEVLLLPVAYGEQATRARAGAAIDWIVEQASKASGNASHEDLASSLTIGLLLIAVAAKAEIFHHEREWRILFVSPFSKLDDLLFREAAGMLVPYVELTIPKRSDGRLDIRGVRCGPTLRDEAASAAVRMLLDKNNLPDVEVTRSVAPLRR; this is translated from the coding sequence GTGACGGAGGCAGAGCTCGCGACAACGCGCGCGATACTCTCGGCCGTCGGTATCGACGCTGCAGGTGCACCGCCAACTCTTTACCACTACACGTCTGCGACCGGTCTTGCAGGCATCGTAGCCACCGGCAACGTTTTCGCGACGCATGTAGATCATTTCGATGACCGCAGTGAGTGGCGCTTCGGCCTCGACACGATCCAGAGTGAGCTACGTGCGAAGGCAACGCCGGAGAACCGTAGCCTTATTGACAGGACTGCGACGGCGCTTTCCAACAGACTTGGAGCGGAGCTGTTTGCCGCGTGTTTCTGCGAGGACGGTGACTTGCTGCCACAATGGCGAGGCTACGCTGAGCGAGGCGCCGGTTACGCGATCGGTTTCAACAGCGCAACGCTGAGTCAGGATGGAGAGGTTCTGTTGCTTCCTGTCGCTTATGGCGAGCAGGCGACCCGCGCTCGCGCCGGGGCCGCCATCGATTGGATTGTCGAGCAAGCCTCGAAGGCGTCGGGAAACGCCTCCCATGAGGACCTGGCGTCCAGCCTGACGATTGGCCTGCTCCTCATCGCTGTGGCTGCGAAAGCCGAGATCTTCCATCACGAACGCGAGTGGCGGATCCTGTTCGTCAGCCCTTTCTCGAAGCTCGACGACCTCCTTTTTCGCGAGGCTGCAGGGATGCTTGTGCCGTACGTGGAACTCACCATCCCCAAGAGGAGCGACGGCAGGCTGGACATCAGGGGAGTGCGGTGCGGCCCAACGTTGCGTGACGAGGCCGCCTCGGCGGCAGTGCGAATGCTTTTGGATAAGAACAACTTGCCCGACGTCGAAGTCACCAGGTCGGTGGCTCCGCTGAGAAGATGA
- a CDS encoding DUF2442 domain-containing protein yields the protein MTSSAHELLRPPLATAVSVTAESLVVELLDGRTLTVPLGWFPRLQHGTDEERATWRLIGRGEGIHWEPLDEDISVDGLVAGRGSAESQVSLKRWLAARGAT from the coding sequence ATGACTTCTTCGGCGCATGAACTCCTGCGACCTCCGCTGGCGACGGCGGTGAGCGTCACAGCGGAGAGCCTCGTGGTGGAGCTGCTGGACGGCCGAACCTTGACGGTTCCTCTCGGGTGGTTCCCTCGACTGCAGCACGGGACCGACGAGGAACGCGCGACGTGGCGCCTGATCGGCCGCGGCGAAGGCATTCATTGGGAGCCCCTCGACGAGGACATCAGCGTGGACGGTTTGGTCGCGGGTCGAGGATCTGCCGAGAGCCAGGTGTCCCTCAAGCGGTGGTTGGCCGCACGTGGTGCCACCTAA
- a CDS encoding DUF4160 domain-containing protein → MPTVLRLGPYRFYFYSQDGGEPAHIHVERDDNRAKFWLDPVRLQTSGGLRRAELARVETLVREHRDTLLGAWNDFFGA, encoded by the coding sequence ATGCCTACCGTCCTCCGGCTTGGCCCCTACCGCTTCTACTTCTACTCTCAGGACGGAGGAGAGCCCGCGCATATTCACGTGGAGCGCGACGACAATCGCGCAAAGTTCTGGCTCGATCCCGTTCGACTGCAAACAAGCGGGGGCTTGCGGCGCGCCGAGCTGGCGCGCGTTGAGACCCTTGTTCGTGAGCACCGCGACACCCTTCTCGGAGCATGGAATGACTTCTTCGGCGCATGA
- a CDS encoding DHCW motif cupin fold protein — protein MEMTAIPFGTTDWSLVEPTEHQGESGRAYWRSQVFGAIRVRMVEYTPGYLADHWCVKGHILLCLEGELHTDLADGRRFTLRPGMSYQVADAAEPHRSHTQIGAKLFIVD, from the coding sequence ATGGAGATGACCGCTATCCCGTTCGGCACTACCGACTGGTCGCTCGTTGAGCCCACCGAGCACCAGGGCGAGTCAGGTCGAGCCTACTGGCGCTCGCAGGTCTTTGGCGCGATTCGCGTACGCATGGTCGAGTACACTCCCGGCTACCTCGCGGATCATTGGTGCGTTAAGGGACATATTCTGCTGTGTCTGGAGGGCGAGCTGCATACGGACCTCGCTGACGGCCGCCGGTTTACGCTGCGCCCCGGCATGAGCTATCAGGTGGCCGACGCCGCCGAACCGCACCGGTCTCATACGCAGATCGGCGCGAAACTCTTTATCGTCGACTGA
- a CDS encoding pyridoxamine 5'-phosphate oxidase family protein, with translation MSLDELYAFIRRHRYAVVATVSPDQRPHGATVGIALTDAGDVIFDTLATTQKVATLRANAAIALTIGSLEPNALITVQYEGEAIFPTGAALAETRAAYLRAFPDGEARLSWPGILHTRVRPRRVRYSSFATDPATMHEFRWDIEGRPVPGSHLS, from the coding sequence ATGAGCCTCGATGAGCTGTATGCCTTCATCCGCCGCCATCGGTACGCCGTGGTGGCGACCGTGAGCCCTGACCAGCGACCCCATGGGGCGACGGTGGGCATCGCCCTGACCGACGCGGGCGACGTGATATTTGACACCCTGGCCACGACGCAGAAGGTGGCGACCTTGCGGGCGAACGCGGCGATCGCCCTGACCATCGGGAGCCTCGAACCGAATGCCCTGATCACTGTCCAATACGAGGGTGAGGCGATCTTCCCGACCGGCGCTGCGCTCGCTGAGACGCGGGCGGCCTACCTGCGCGCCTTCCCGGATGGCGAGGCGCGGCTCTCCTGGCCCGGCATTCTGCACACTCGCGTGCGGCCGCGCCGAGTCAGGTACAGTTCGTTCGCGACGGACCCCGCGACGATGCACGAGTTTCGGTGGGACATCGAGGGTCGCCCCGTACCGGGAAGCCACCTCTCATGA
- a CDS encoding DUF3800 domain-containing protein, giving the protein MSAIYLFFDESGDFNFSPRGSPYYYFGALTTRDPLPISHALTEVRYQLIPTGLELERFHATEDKQHVRDRVFAALGACGGFEFDCVVVEKRKAHPSLYDAARFYPKFAAYLLRYVFRRYSDPGEPVILITDRIPVKKREQAVEKAFKTFMRTELGDRSFSVLHHASAAHPCLQAADYCTWAVHKKWKDNELRPFNAVSQFVRSEFNIFASGTETHY; this is encoded by the coding sequence GTGAGCGCCATCTATCTCTTCTTCGACGAATCGGGCGACTTCAACTTCTCGCCGCGCGGCTCTCCTTACTACTACTTCGGTGCCCTGACGACTCGCGACCCTTTGCCGATCTCGCATGCGCTCACCGAAGTCCGGTACCAGCTGATCCCTACCGGCTTGGAGCTCGAGCGATTCCATGCAACTGAGGACAAGCAGCACGTGCGCGATCGAGTCTTCGCCGCGCTAGGTGCGTGTGGCGGCTTCGAGTTCGACTGCGTCGTGGTCGAGAAGCGAAAGGCGCATCCGTCCCTCTACGACGCGGCTCGCTTCTATCCAAAGTTCGCCGCGTACTTGCTCCGCTACGTTTTCAGGCGCTACTCCGATCCTGGGGAGCCGGTGATTCTCATCACCGATCGCATTCCAGTGAAGAAGCGCGAGCAGGCCGTCGAGAAGGCGTTTAAGACCTTTATGCGGACGGAGCTTGGCGACCGGTCCTTCTCGGTCCTCCACCATGCGTCCGCTGCCCATCCCTGTCTGCAGGCCGCAGACTACTGTACCTGGGCGGTGCATAAGAAGTGGAAGGACAACGAGTTACGCCCCTTCAATGCTGTCAGTCAGTTTGTGCGAAGCGAATTCAACATCTTCGCCTCCGGCACTGAAACTCACTACTGA
- a CDS encoding DUF2442 domain-containing protein, giving the protein MSTSAIKVEPLVVEVSCSADALRAVLADGREISVPLAWFPRLRDASPEQRRNWRLIGGGVGVHWPDVDEDISTASLLAT; this is encoded by the coding sequence ATGAGCACCTCCGCCATCAAGGTTGAGCCTCTGGTTGTCGAGGTCTCCTGCTCGGCCGACGCCTTGCGCGCCGTACTCGCCGACGGGCGGGAGATCTCCGTCCCACTCGCATGGTTCCCCCGCTTGCGCGACGCGTCACCCGAGCAACGCCGGAACTGGCGCCTCATTGGAGGCGGCGTGGGGGTCCACTGGCCTGACGTCGACGAGGATATCTCGACGGCGAGTCTGCTTGCCACGTAA
- a CDS encoding DUF4160 domain-containing protein, which translates to MPTVLRVAGYRFFFFRREGQEPAHIHVEQAERFAKFWLTPVALAHTHGFRSSELTELTRLVMTHRALFEEKWNEHLRHQG; encoded by the coding sequence ATGCCGACGGTCTTGCGGGTCGCAGGGTACCGATTCTTCTTCTTCCGTCGGGAGGGGCAGGAACCCGCCCACATTCACGTGGAGCAGGCCGAACGCTTCGCCAAGTTCTGGCTCACTCCCGTGGCGTTGGCCCATACGCACGGGTTCCGGAGCAGCGAGCTGACGGAACTGACCCGTTTGGTCATGACCCACCGCGCACTCTTCGAGGAGAAGTGGAATGAGCACCTCCGCCATCAAGGTTGA
- a CDS encoding IS110 family transposase, with protein sequence MLYSGLDLHKRTIAIHTVDAAGALVRRSTLPTERSAITAYFDALPGPHQAVVECTGMWYWIRDLLVAQGVDLRLGHAKYLKAISYAKVKTDAVDAATLAQLLRAALIPEAHMISDAQRELRDLLRARLLLVHRAVQARRSVTALLDKYNVPTPDALPPLPQLQADLFQAQRVLLVTHIKRLEAELRGQILDRPEVQRLVWIPGIGARVAYTLLLEIDDIHRFPTVRHFHSYCRLVPGSNDSGGKTRHKRSRDGNRYLKLAFHHAAIRAVQYFPEIQAVAQRWQRRKGKHIARALVAKELAQIVYAVLTKGVPYNGRFADITLTQTKKPAWPRRANPPA encoded by the coding sequence ATGCTGTACTCGGGCCTCGACCTGCACAAGCGCACCATCGCCATCCACACCGTCGACGCCGCCGGTGCCCTCGTCCGTCGCTCCACCCTCCCCACCGAACGCTCCGCCATCACGGCCTACTTCGACGCCCTGCCCGGCCCCCATCAGGCGGTGGTCGAGTGTACCGGGATGTGGTACTGGATCCGGGATCTCCTCGTCGCCCAAGGGGTTGATCTCCGCCTCGGCCACGCCAAGTATCTGAAAGCCATCAGTTACGCCAAGGTCAAGACGGATGCCGTCGATGCCGCCACACTCGCTCAGCTGCTGCGGGCCGCGCTCATTCCCGAGGCGCACATGATCAGTGACGCGCAGCGCGAACTGCGCGACCTGCTGCGCGCCCGCCTGCTCCTGGTGCATCGCGCCGTGCAGGCGCGCCGCAGTGTGACCGCCCTCCTCGACAAGTACAACGTGCCGACGCCAGACGCGCTCCCGCCGCTGCCGCAGCTGCAGGCCGATCTCTTCCAGGCCCAGCGCGTCCTGCTCGTCACGCACATCAAACGCCTCGAGGCCGAACTCCGCGGACAGATCCTCGATCGCCCCGAGGTGCAACGGCTCGTGTGGATTCCCGGCATCGGCGCGCGGGTCGCCTACACCCTGCTGCTCGAGATCGATGACATCCACCGCTTCCCCACCGTGCGGCACTTCCATTCCTACTGCCGCCTCGTGCCCGGCTCCAACGACTCCGGGGGCAAGACGCGCCACAAGCGGTCCCGCGACGGCAACCGCTATCTCAAACTCGCGTTTCATCACGCGGCCATCCGCGCCGTCCAATACTTCCCGGAGATCCAGGCGGTGGCGCAGCGCTGGCAACGGCGGAAGGGGAAGCACATCGCACGCGCGCTGGTCGCGAAGGAGCTCGCCCAGATCGTCTATGCTGTCCTCACCAAAGGAGTGCCCTACAATGGTCGCTTTGCCGATATCACGCTGACCCAGACCAAGAAACCCGCGTGGCCTCGTCGGGCAAACCCGCCCGCCTAA
- a CDS encoding helix-turn-helix domain-containing protein, producing the protein MKDAAFQALLTSVRQAGRIRRGKQKPSRVTVFRPADVKAVRDKLGTSQTEFALMIGVSVATLRNWEQGRRTPDGPALALLRVAARNPQAVAAALHQGTRRGAA; encoded by the coding sequence ATGAAAGACGCCGCGTTTCAGGCACTACTGACGAGTGTGCGGCAGGCGGGTCGGATCCGACGCGGGAAGCAGAAGCCCAGTCGGGTGACGGTCTTTCGGCCAGCTGACGTGAAGGCGGTGCGGGACAAGCTGGGTACGTCGCAAACGGAATTCGCGCTGATGATCGGCGTCAGCGTGGCCACACTGCGCAACTGGGAACAGGGCCGTCGCACGCCAGATGGTCCGGCACTGGCCTTACTCCGGGTGGCGGCCCGGAATCCCCAGGCGGTGGCGGCCGCCTTGCATCAAGGCACGCGCCGCGGCGCGGCATAA
- a CDS encoding DUF5615 family PIN-like protein: MAVRLLFDENLSARLVRDLAPEFPDSRDVVSVLGARPSDEAIWTYAGAHGFVIITKDEDFQRFSVWRGFPPKVIWIRQGNASTGAVAALLRGSMTQIREFVAHPDAAFLPLGRLPGDA, from the coding sequence GTGGCCGTTCGGCTCCTCTTCGACGAGAATCTGTCGGCACGTCTGGTCCGCGACCTCGCGCCGGAGTTCCCCGACTCGCGTGACGTCGTGTCCGTGCTTGGTGCCCGGCCGTCGGACGAGGCCATCTGGACGTACGCCGGCGCTCACGGGTTCGTCATCATCACCAAGGACGAAGATTTTCAGCGGTTCAGCGTCTGGCGCGGGTTTCCGCCCAAAGTGATTTGGATCCGGCAGGGGAATGCGTCGACGGGAGCCGTCGCGGCCCTGCTGCGGGGCAGTATGACGCAGATTCGCGAGTTCGTGGCACACCCGGACGCAGCGTTTCTCCCCCTCGGACGACTGCCGGGCGATGCCTAA
- a CDS encoding DUF433 domain-containing protein — translation MERLSRISIDPAIRFGKPCVRGTRISVGDVLGYLAGGMSEAAVLADFPQLTHDDILACLAFAAERERRVMPVPAA, via the coding sequence ATGGAACGTCTGAGCCGCATCTCGATCGACCCGGCGATCCGATTCGGGAAGCCGTGCGTCCGGGGCACACGCATTTCGGTGGGGGACGTCCTCGGGTATCTCGCCGGCGGGATGAGCGAGGCGGCCGTCCTGGCGGACTTTCCTCAGCTCACGCACGACGACATCCTGGCGTGCTTGGCCTTTGCAGCGGAGCGCGAGCGCCGGGTCATGCCCGTTCCCGCGGCCTAA